A portion of the Glycine max cultivar Williams 82 chromosome 10, Glycine_max_v4.0, whole genome shotgun sequence genome contains these proteins:
- the LOC100815165 gene encoding vacuolar iron transporter homolog 4, whose protein sequence is MALDHSSLNQPKFVHPNNDLEQQEALEVETKDFDYSKRSQWLRAAVLGANDGLVSTASLMMGVGAVKQDIKVMILTGFAGLVAGACSMAIGEFVSVYSQLDIEVAQMKREKERDSIDQDQEDDDGDEKEKLPNPMHAAAASALAFSVGAMVPLLAASFIRDYKVRLGVVLGAVSLALVVFGWLGAVLGKAPTFRSIVRVLLGGWLAMAITFGLTKLIGSSGL, encoded by the coding sequence ATGGCATTAGATCACTCATCCCTCAACCAACCCAAATTTGTCCATCCAAACAATGACCTTGAGCAACAAGAAGCCCTAGAGGTTGAAACGAAGGACTTTGACTACTCAAAGCGATCTCAATGGCTACGTGCTGCTGTTTTAGGAGCCAATGATGGGTTGGTCTCAACAGCATCACTAATGATGGGTGTGGGAGCAGTGAAGCAAGACATCAAAGTTATGATCCTAACAGGGTTTGCAGGGCTAGTTGCTGGGGCATGCAGCATGGCCATAGGTGAGTTTGTGTCGGTGTATTCGCAATTGGACATAGAAGTTGCTcaaatgaaaagagagaaagaaagggaCAGTATAGATCAAGATCAGGaagatgatgatggtgatgagAAAGAGAAATTGCCAAACCCTATGCATGCTGCAGCAGCATCAGCTCTTGCATTTTCAGTTGGTGCAATGGTGCCTCTCCTTGCAGCCTCTTTCATAAGGGACTATAAGGTGAGGCTAGGTGTGGTTTTGGGAGCAGTGAGTTTAGCTCTTGTGGTGTTTGGTTGGTTGGGGGCAGTGTTGGGTAAGGCTCCAACATTTAGGTCTATTGTGAGAGTCTTGCTTGGGGGTTGGCTAGCCATGGCTATTACTTTTGGGCTAACCAAGTTAATTGGGTCAAGTGGTCTTTAG